The Macadamia integrifolia cultivar HAES 741 unplaced genomic scaffold, SCU_Mint_v3 scaffold2026, whole genome shotgun sequence genome includes a region encoding these proteins:
- the LOC122065462 gene encoding selenium-binding protein 1-like gives MASVSVQHANVSDEVNGCCGKGPGYASPLEAMSGPKESILYVACVYSGTGIEKPDYLATLDVDPSSPTYSKVIHRLPVPYLHDELHHSGWNSCSSCHGDPTAERRFLVLPSLVSGRIYAIDTKNQRTPSLHKVVEPEDIVAKTGLAYPHTSHCLASGDIMVSCLGDKDGNAEGNGFLLLDSDFNVKGRWEKPGHSPLFGYDYWYQPRHGTMISSSWGAPAAFTKGFNLQHVSDGLYGRHLHVYSWPEGELKQTMDLGNTGLLPLEIRFLHDPSKDTGFVGCALTSNMVRFFKTVNGLWDHEVVISVQPLKVKNWILPEMPGLITDFLMSLDDRFLYFVNWLHGDIRQYNIEDPKKPVLTGQVWVGGLIQKGSPIVAVAEDGTEQQFDVPEIQGHRLRGGPQMIQLSLDGKRLYVTNSLFSVWDRQFYPDIVEKGSHMLQIDVDTEKGGLAINKDFFVDFGAEPEGPSLAHEMRYPGGDCTSDIWI, from the exons ATGGCGTCTGTATCCGTACAACATGCAAATGTTTCCGATGAGGTTAATGGTTGTTGCGGCAAGGGACCAGGATATGCTTCTCCGCTCGAAGCCATGTCTGGTCCTAAAGAATCTATTCTGTATGTGGCTTGTGTTTATTCAG GAACAGGAATTGAGAAGCCTGATTACTTGGCTACGCTGGATGTAGATCCAAGCTCACCTACTTATTCAAAAGTTATCCACAGACTGCCAGTGCCTTACTTACATGATGAACTACATCATTCTGGTTGGAATTCCTGCAGTTCTTGCCATGGAGATCCAACAGCCGAACGCCGTTTTCTGGTCCTCCCATCACTGGT TTCAGGTCGCATCTATGCAATCGACACGAAGAATCAAAGGACTCCATCTTTGCACAAAGTGGTTGAGCCTGAAGATATTGTGGCAAAGACTGGATTAGCATATCCCCACACCTCACACTGCCTTGCATCTGGAGACATCATGGTGTCTTGCCTCGGAGATAAAGATGGAAATGCTGAGGGGAATGGGTTTCTTCTTCTCGATTCTGACTTCAATGTTAAGGGGAG GTGGGAGAAACCAGGCCATAGTCCACTCTTTGGATATGACTACTGGTACCAACCACGCCATGGGACTATGATAAGCTCTTCTTGGGGAGCTCCGGCTGCTTTCACAAAAGGATTCAATCTTCAGCATGTTTCAGATGGTCTGTATGGAAGACATTTACATGTATACAGCTGGCCTGAAGGTGAACTAAAACAAACCATGGATCTTGGCAATACAGGGCTACTACCATTGGAG ATTAGGTTCTTGCATGATCCTTCAAAAGATACGGGATTTGTGGGGTGTGCCTTAACAAGCAACATGGTCAGATTTTTTAAGACTGTGAATGGATTATGGGATCACGAG GTTGTAATATCTGTGCAACCACTGAAGGTGAAGAACTGGATTCTTCCAGAAATGCCTGGGCTTATAACTGATTTTCTGATGTCTCTTGATGATCGTTTCCTCTATTTTGTGAACTGGCTTCATGGGGATATCAGGCAATATAACATTGAGGACCCCAAGAAACCTGTTTTGACAGGCCAAGTGTGGGTTGGGGGACTGATTCAAAAGGGGAGCCCTATTGTGGCTGTAGCAGAGGATGGGACAGAGCAACAATTTGATGTTCCAGAAATCCAG GGTCATCGTCTGAGGGGAGGGCCTCAGATGATCCAATTAAGTTTAGATGGAAAGCGGTTATATGTTACCAACTCGCTCTTCAGTGTGTGGGATCGCCAGTTCTACCCAGACATTGTAGAGAAAGGGTCGCATATGTTACAGATCGATGTTGACACGGAGAAAGGAGGCCTAGCAATAAACAAAGATTTCTTTGTGGACTTTGGAGCTGAGCCTGAAGGTCCCTCCCTAGCACATGAGATGAGGTATCCAGGAGGTGACTGCACTTCAGATATATGGATCTAG